In a genomic window of Streptomyces katrae:
- a CDS encoding N-acyl-D-amino-acid deacylase family protein has translation MLDHLIRGATVVDGTGAPARVADVGIRDGRIAVIAAPGTVEEEARTSEDATGLVLTPGFIDPHTHYDAQLFWDPYATPSMNHGVTTVAGGNCGFTLAPLNPARPEDADYTRRMMSKVEGMALAALEEGVDWSWSTFGEYLDALEGRIAVNAGFMVGHCALRRHVMGEAATGGAAPTSAQLDEMLALLHQAMDAGAWGLSTTQSSTHSDGDGAPVASRHAGPAELLALSRAVGDHEGTQLEAIVAGCLDQFSDEEIDLFVEMSAAAGRPLNWNVLTIDAAVPERVPRQLVPSERARKAGGRIVALTMPILTPMNMSLGTFCALNLIPGWGEVLGLPVPERIAKLRDPGVRAEMLRRADSKEAGVFRRLADFGRYVIGDTYSEVNEGLSGRVVGDIAAERGQDAFQCLVEICANDDLRTVLWPMPTDNDPATWALRAETWQHEDVMLGGSDAGAHLDRMCGAPYTTRFLGDCLRGRRLVPLEQAVKMLTDDPAQLFGLRERGRIAEGWHADLVLFDPERIEAGPATLVHDLPGDSPRLDSRAIGIVSVRVNGVETIRDDEVTGAIPGIVLRSGRDTRTVSTR, from the coding sequence ATGCTCGACCACCTCATCCGCGGAGCGACCGTCGTCGACGGCACCGGCGCCCCCGCCCGGGTCGCAGACGTCGGCATACGCGACGGCCGCATCGCCGTCATCGCCGCGCCCGGCACCGTCGAGGAGGAGGCCCGTACCAGTGAGGACGCCACCGGGCTGGTCCTCACCCCGGGGTTCATCGACCCCCACACCCACTACGACGCCCAGCTCTTCTGGGACCCCTACGCCACCCCCTCCATGAACCACGGCGTCACCACCGTCGCCGGCGGCAACTGCGGGTTCACCCTGGCCCCCCTCAACCCCGCCCGCCCCGAGGACGCCGACTACACCCGCCGCATGATGAGCAAGGTCGAGGGCATGGCGCTGGCCGCCCTCGAAGAAGGGGTCGACTGGTCCTGGTCCACCTTCGGGGAATACCTCGACGCCCTCGAAGGGCGGATCGCCGTCAACGCCGGGTTCATGGTCGGACACTGCGCCCTGCGCCGCCACGTGATGGGGGAGGCCGCCACCGGCGGCGCCGCCCCCACCTCCGCCCAGCTGGACGAGATGCTCGCCCTCCTCCACCAGGCCATGGACGCCGGCGCCTGGGGCCTGTCCACCACCCAGTCCTCCACCCACTCCGACGGCGACGGCGCCCCCGTCGCCTCCCGGCACGCCGGGCCCGCCGAACTGCTCGCGCTCTCCCGGGCCGTCGGCGACCACGAGGGCACCCAGCTCGAGGCCATCGTCGCCGGCTGCCTGGACCAGTTCTCCGACGAGGAGATCGACCTCTTCGTCGAGATGAGCGCCGCCGCCGGCCGCCCCCTCAACTGGAACGTGCTCACCATCGACGCCGCCGTCCCCGAACGGGTCCCGCGCCAGCTGGTCCCCAGCGAGCGCGCCCGCAAGGCCGGCGGCCGGATCGTGGCGCTGACGATGCCGATCCTCACCCCCATGAACATGTCCCTCGGCACCTTCTGCGCCCTCAACCTCATCCCCGGCTGGGGCGAGGTCCTCGGGCTGCCCGTGCCCGAGCGGATCGCGAAGCTCCGCGACCCCGGCGTACGGGCCGAGATGCTGCGCCGCGCCGACAGCAAGGAGGCCGGGGTCTTCCGGCGCCTGGCCGACTTCGGGCGCTACGTCATCGGTGACACGTACAGCGAGGTGAACGAGGGGCTGAGCGGGCGCGTCGTCGGGGACATCGCCGCCGAACGCGGGCAGGACGCCTTCCAGTGCCTGGTCGAGATCTGCGCCAACGACGACCTGCGCACGGTCCTGTGGCCGATGCCCACCGACAACGACCCGGCGACCTGGGCCCTGCGCGCCGAGACCTGGCAGCACGAGGACGTCATGCTCGGCGGCTCCGACGCGGGCGCGCACCTGGACCGGATGTGCGGGGCCCCGTACACGACCCGGTTCCTCGGCGACTGCCTGCGCGGCCGCAGGCTCGTGCCGCTGGAGCAGGCGGTGAAGATGCTGACGGACGACCCGGCGCAGCTGTTCGGGCTGCGCGAGCGCGGCCGGATCGCCGAGGGCTGGCACGCGGACCTGGTCCTCTTCGACCCGGAGCGCATCGAGGCCGGCCCGGCCACCTTGGTCCACGACCTGCCCGGCGACAGCCCGCGGCTGGACTCCCGGGCGATCGGGATCGTGTCGGTGCGGGTCAACGGGGTGGAGACCATCCGCGACGACGAGGTGACCGGCGCGATCCCGGGGATCGTGCTCCGGTCGGGCCGGGACACGAGGACGGTGAGCACCCGATGA
- a CDS encoding aldehyde dehydrogenase family protein: MSGGTRGRQGRAREQRLYLGGEWVEPEGGYYEVVNPADESVVGLAPEASRAQVEAAARAAAEAFGTWSRTRPEERAAILDRAADVIQREFEPLAELARAETGAPTGIARGMQVGVGVSRFRRYARGALEPVERGLPPQVTEAGPMGAASVLGALEVRQPVGVVTCITSYNNPWANPAGKVAPALAMGNTVVVKPAPQDPLSVFRMAEALAEAGLPPGVVNVVSGQAVEVGEAAVDSPYVDMVSFTGSTGVGQRIAEVCGRSMKRQLMELGGKGAAVVFEDADLDAAVMGIGTTFSFYSGQICTAPTRVIVHRSVYAELVEKLTGYLAFMKVGDPAVKGTVVGPVISAAHRDRVESYVELGRKEGARIAFGGDRPVVGEGGGNGTGRGRGRGRGFYVAPTLLVDCTNDMRVVREEIFGPVVVVVPFDGGEDEAVALANDSDYGLISYVWSADSARAFRVARRLRAGGVGVNTIGRNMEAPFGGFKRSGVGRDVGSYALHAYSEVQSIVWAG, from the coding sequence ATGAGCGGTGGGACGAGGGGTCGGCAGGGGCGGGCCCGGGAGCAGCGGCTGTACCTCGGCGGGGAGTGGGTCGAGCCCGAGGGCGGGTACTACGAGGTGGTCAACCCGGCGGACGAGTCCGTGGTGGGCCTGGCCCCCGAGGCCTCGCGGGCGCAGGTGGAGGCCGCCGCCCGGGCCGCCGCCGAGGCCTTCGGTACGTGGTCCCGTACGCGGCCCGAGGAGAGGGCGGCGATCCTGGACCGGGCCGCGGACGTCATCCAGCGGGAGTTCGAACCGCTGGCGGAGCTGGCCCGGGCGGAGACGGGCGCCCCGACCGGGATCGCGCGCGGGATGCAGGTCGGGGTGGGGGTGTCGCGGTTCCGGCGGTACGCCAGGGGGGCGCTGGAGCCGGTGGAGCGGGGGCTCCCGCCGCAGGTGACCGAGGCGGGGCCGATGGGCGCGGCGAGCGTGCTGGGCGCGCTGGAGGTACGCCAGCCGGTCGGGGTGGTCACCTGCATCACCTCGTACAACAACCCGTGGGCGAACCCGGCCGGCAAGGTGGCCCCGGCGCTGGCCATGGGCAACACGGTGGTGGTCAAGCCGGCCCCGCAGGACCCGCTCTCGGTGTTCCGGATGGCCGAGGCGCTGGCGGAGGCAGGGCTTCCGCCGGGGGTGGTGAACGTGGTCTCGGGGCAGGCGGTGGAGGTCGGCGAGGCGGCGGTGGACTCCCCCTACGTGGACATGGTGTCCTTCACCGGTTCGACGGGGGTGGGGCAGCGCATCGCGGAGGTCTGCGGGCGGTCCATGAAGCGGCAGCTGATGGAGCTGGGCGGCAAGGGCGCGGCGGTGGTCTTCGAGGACGCCGACCTGGACGCGGCGGTCATGGGCATCGGCACCACCTTCTCCTTCTACAGCGGGCAGATCTGCACGGCTCCGACCCGGGTGATCGTGCACCGGTCGGTGTACGCGGAGCTGGTGGAGAAGCTGACGGGGTACCTGGCGTTCATGAAGGTCGGGGATCCGGCGGTGAAGGGGACGGTGGTCGGGCCGGTGATCTCGGCGGCGCACCGGGACCGGGTGGAGTCGTACGTGGAGCTGGGCCGCAAGGAGGGGGCGCGGATCGCGTTCGGCGGGGACCGTCCGGTGGTGGGGGAGGGCGGGGGCAACGGCACGGGCAGGGGCCGGGGCAGGGGCAGGGGCTTTTACGTGGCGCCGACCCTGCTGGTCGACTGCACCAACGACATGCGGGTGGTGCGGGAGGAGATCTTCGGACCGGTGGTCGTGGTCGTCCCCTTCGACGGGGGCGAGGACGAGGCGGTGGCCCTGGCCAACGACAGCGACTACGGGCTGATCAGCTACGTGTGGTCGGCGGACTCGGCGCGGGCCTTCCGGGTGGCGCGGCGGCTGCGGGCGGGCGGGGTCGGGGTGAACACGATCGGGCGGAACATGGAGGCGCCGTTCGGCGGGTTCAAGCGGTCGGGCGTGGGCCGGGACGTGGGCTCGTACGCCCTGCACGCCTACAGCGAGGTCCAGTCGATCGTCTGGGCGGGGTAG
- a CDS encoding VOC family protein: protein MIDAHTHVRVARPSRDLAAAERFYVDGLGLDVLWRTSGHVPGEHDLVMVGPAGGGWHFELTRDPENPVEPSPTVDDLFVVYLGQDPDAALVRRLIECGGEQVPSNNPYWDEYGVTIADPDGYRLVLCSRTWG, encoded by the coding sequence ATGATCGATGCACACACCCACGTCCGCGTCGCCCGCCCCTCCCGCGATCTCGCGGCCGCCGAGCGGTTCTACGTCGACGGGCTCGGGCTCGACGTCCTGTGGCGGACCTCCGGGCACGTTCCCGGGGAGCACGACCTCGTCATGGTCGGACCGGCCGGCGGCGGGTGGCACTTCGAGCTGACCCGGGACCCCGAGAACCCCGTCGAGCCGTCCCCCACCGTGGACGACCTGTTCGTGGTCTACCTCGGGCAGGATCCCGACGCCGCGCTCGTGCGCCGTCTGATCGAGTGCGGCGGCGAGCAGGTCCCGTCCAACAACCCGTACTGGGACGAGTACGGCGTCACCATCGCCGACCCCGACGGCTACCGCCTGGTGCTCTGCTCCCGCACCTGGGGCTGA
- a CDS encoding L,D-transpeptidase family protein, with product MSKHRRAGSGSGPASSPRARARASERARRRRGAAGRPSRALVLVATAGLLLFGAGWVHALYEQPGAPVPPARSDARPKAHAGPPGHAARGGRRPDALQGIPAAALSETTRARIPAEARQLVLVTGKAKDSSESTVGLYTRPAPGADWVRAAQWPARNGAKGWSTEREYGDLTSPQGVFSLSDAGGLLSAPPGTKLPYDQDSGFVASGPGVNGESLQGSFDYVVAIDYNRRQGVSPLDPVMPDGKGRGGNIWLHVDHDGPSQGCVGLPRAAMKQLLETLDPAAHPVIAMGPSGF from the coding sequence ATGAGCAAGCACCGTCGAGCCGGATCCGGGTCCGGTCCCGCCTCCAGCCCCCGTGCCCGTGCCCGTGCGTCGGAACGCGCCCGGCGGCGGCGTGGGGCGGCCGGGCGGCCGTCGCGGGCGCTGGTGCTGGTCGCCACCGCCGGGCTGCTGCTCTTCGGGGCCGGATGGGTGCACGCCCTCTACGAACAGCCCGGCGCGCCCGTGCCGCCGGCCCGCTCCGATGCCCGGCCCAAGGCCCACGCCGGGCCCCCCGGACACGCCGCTCGCGGTGGCCGCCGTCCCGACGCCCTCCAGGGGATCCCGGCCGCCGCCCTCAGCGAGACCACCCGGGCCCGTATCCCGGCCGAGGCGCGCCAGCTGGTCCTCGTCACCGGCAAGGCCAAGGACTCCTCGGAGTCCACCGTCGGCCTGTACACCCGCCCCGCCCCCGGCGCGGACTGGGTGCGGGCCGCCCAGTGGCCCGCCCGCAACGGCGCCAAGGGCTGGTCCACCGAGCGCGAGTACGGGGACCTGACCTCCCCGCAGGGCGTCTTCTCCCTCAGCGACGCCGGCGGCCTGCTGTCGGCCCCGCCCGGCACGAAGCTGCCGTACGACCAGGACTCCGGTTTCGTCGCCTCGGGGCCCGGGGTGAACGGCGAGTCGCTACAGGGCTCCTTCGACTACGTCGTGGCGATCGACTACAACCGCCGCCAGGGCGTGTCCCCGCTCGACCCGGTGATGCCGGACGGCAAGGGCCGGGGCGGCAACATCTGGCTCCACGTCGACCACGACGGCCCCTCCCAGGGCTGCGTCGGCCTGCCCAGGGCGGCGATGAAGCAGCTCCTGGAGACCCTGGACCCGGCAGCCCACCCGGTCATCGCGATGGGCCCGTCCGGCTTCTAG
- a CDS encoding SDR family NAD(P)-dependent oxidoreductase, protein MGKLDGRVVIITGAARGQGEQEARLFAAEGARVVLGDVLDEQGAAVAKEITEDCGEDRARYVRMDVSREEDWTAAVAVAKEAFGRVDGLVNNAGILRFNELTATPLEEFQQVVQVNQVGAFLGIRTVAPEIGAAGGGTIVNTSSYTGLTGMAYVGAYAATKAAVLGLTRVAALELAAQNIRVNAMCPGAVDTPMANPGLLDPAGMTDEAREAMADLYRKVVPLGRVGRPEEIAKLALFLTAEDSSYITGQPFVIDGGWMAGVSIL, encoded by the coding sequence GTGGGCAAGCTGGACGGGCGCGTCGTCATCATCACCGGTGCGGCGCGCGGGCAGGGCGAGCAGGAAGCGCGGCTCTTCGCCGCCGAGGGGGCGCGGGTGGTGCTCGGCGACGTGCTCGACGAGCAGGGTGCCGCCGTGGCCAAGGAGATCACCGAGGACTGCGGCGAGGACCGGGCGCGGTACGTCCGGATGGACGTGAGCCGCGAGGAGGACTGGACGGCCGCCGTGGCCGTCGCGAAGGAGGCCTTCGGCCGGGTCGACGGGCTGGTCAACAACGCGGGCATCCTGCGCTTCAACGAGCTGACCGCGACGCCGCTGGAGGAGTTCCAGCAGGTGGTGCAGGTCAACCAGGTCGGCGCGTTCCTCGGGATCAGGACGGTCGCGCCCGAGATCGGGGCGGCGGGCGGCGGGACGATCGTCAACACCTCCTCGTACACCGGCCTGACGGGCATGGCGTACGTGGGCGCGTACGCGGCGACCAAGGCGGCCGTCCTCGGGCTGACGCGGGTGGCGGCGCTGGAGCTGGCGGCGCAGAACATCCGGGTCAACGCGATGTGCCCGGGCGCGGTGGACACGCCCATGGCCAACCCGGGGCTGCTGGATCCGGCCGGGATGACGGACGAGGCCCGGGAGGCGATGGCGGACCTGTACCGGAAGGTGGTGCCACTGGGGCGGGTGGGGCGTCCGGAGGAGATAGCGAAGCTGGCGCTGTTCCTGACGGCCGAGGACTCCTCGTACATCACCGGCCAGCCTTTCGTCATCGACGGGGGATGGATGGCGGGGGTCAGCATCCTCTGA
- a CDS encoding LLM class F420-dependent oxidoreductase translates to MARVFPEGRLAYGMQLPVQSQSTIYAEPWEAAAGAADLAEVARAADRAGFGYLATCDHVAIPRRLAGPMGTVWYDPVATLAFLAGITERVRLLSHVAIVGLRHPLVTAKQYATLDHLSGGRLVLGVGAGHVQEEFEALGADFAGRGPVLDEVLDALRAALGPEEFPAFEGERFSFRDLGQLPRPAQQRIPVWVGGSSPAAVRRAAVRGDGWLPQGDPRDRIPAQVARIRELREAAGVEGPFEVGAITEPLYVGEPGWDTGRRTLTGKAEALAESLREYRALGVDQIQVRFRNRDRAELVDQITAFGSEVAPLLND, encoded by the coding sequence ATGGCACGCGTGTTTCCGGAAGGCCGGCTGGCGTACGGGATGCAGCTCCCGGTCCAGTCGCAGAGCACCATCTACGCCGAACCCTGGGAGGCCGCCGCCGGTGCGGCCGACCTCGCCGAGGTGGCGCGGGCCGCCGACCGGGCCGGCTTCGGGTACCTGGCCACGTGCGACCACGTGGCCATCCCGCGCCGGCTCGCCGGGCCCATGGGCACCGTCTGGTACGACCCGGTGGCCACCCTGGCCTTCCTGGCCGGCATCACCGAGCGGGTACGGCTGCTGAGCCACGTCGCGATCGTCGGCCTGCGCCACCCCCTGGTCACCGCCAAGCAGTACGCGACCCTCGACCACCTCTCCGGGGGCCGGCTGGTCCTCGGGGTCGGGGCCGGGCACGTGCAGGAGGAGTTCGAGGCGCTCGGGGCGGACTTCGCGGGCCGGGGGCCGGTGCTGGACGAGGTCCTGGACGCGTTGCGGGCCGCGCTCGGTCCGGAGGAGTTCCCCGCGTTCGAGGGGGAACGGTTCTCCTTCCGCGACCTCGGCCAGTTGCCCCGTCCCGCCCAGCAGCGGATCCCCGTCTGGGTCGGCGGGTCCTCCCCGGCCGCCGTCCGGCGGGCCGCGGTGCGCGGTGACGGCTGGCTCCCGCAGGGCGACCCGCGCGACCGGATCCCGGCGCAGGTCGCCCGCATCCGTGAGCTGAGGGAGGCGGCCGGGGTGGAGGGGCCCTTCGAGGTGGGGGCGATCACCGAGCCCCTCTACGTCGGCGAGCCCGGCTGGGACACCGGCAGGCGCACCCTCACCGGCAAGGCGGAGGCGCTGGCGGAGTCCCTGCGGGAGTACCGGGCGCTGGGCGTGGACCAGATCCAGGTCCGCTTCCGCAATCGCGACCGTGCCGAACTCGTCGACCAGATCACCGCCTTCGGGTCCGAGGTGGCCCCGCTGCTCAACGACTAG
- a CDS encoding nitroreductase/quinone reductase family protein encodes MSATTATDAVTDTATDTTATTTTTTTTTTTAATDSPNPWVADHIRRFEETGGHPRPGIRDLLLTTRGRRSGVLRRTALAYVPDDTAAAAPTYVLTASNAGSDRHPAWYLNLAADPDVTVQVGAETFPARARRASPAEAERLWPVVVAAMPSYGAYRAATAREIPLVLVTRTK; translated from the coding sequence ATGAGCGCGACCACGGCCACGGACGCGGTGACGGACACAGCGACGGACACGACCGCGACCACCACCACGACCACGACCACCACCACGACCGCAGCGACCGACAGCCCCAACCCCTGGGTGGCCGACCACATCCGCCGCTTCGAGGAGACCGGCGGCCATCCCCGCCCCGGCATCCGGGACCTGCTCCTGACGACCCGCGGCCGCCGATCGGGCGTCCTGCGCCGCACGGCGCTGGCCTACGTCCCGGACGACACCGCAGCCGCCGCCCCCACGTACGTCCTCACGGCCTCCAATGCGGGCTCCGACCGCCACCCGGCCTGGTACCTGAACCTGGCCGCCGACCCGGACGTCACCGTCCAGGTCGGCGCCGAGACCTTTCCCGCGCGGGCCCGCCGTGCGAGTCCGGCGGAGGCGGAGCGGCTGTGGCCGGTGGTGGTGGCCGCGATGCCGTCGTACGGGGCCTACCGCGCGGCCACGGCCCGCGAGATCCCGTTGGTCCTGGTCACCCGCACGAAGTAG
- a CDS encoding NAD(P)-dependent oxidoreductase: MPTENSSAPTLIVFGATGRVGRAVVAEARSRGLEVTPVGRSAGDLASPDDVARLAAGHDAAVAAVYDPQAVPGDFFPAAARALATGLPRAGVRRLVGVGLASVLPTAAGPLLMDTPGYPQEWRAFYEGHAAGTEALRAAAPEALDWAVLSPAGDFDHTGAPTGGYTLADADADSRVTPADFAAAVLDELTAPTLHGVHAGVAGA, translated from the coding sequence ATGCCAACCGAGAACAGCAGCGCACCCACCCTCATCGTCTTCGGCGCCACCGGCCGCGTCGGCCGGGCCGTCGTGGCCGAAGCCCGGTCGCGGGGACTGGAGGTCACACCCGTCGGCCGGAGCGCCGGAGACCTCGCCTCCCCCGACGACGTCGCCCGCCTGGCGGCGGGTCACGACGCGGCGGTGGCGGCGGTGTACGACCCTCAGGCCGTGCCGGGGGACTTCTTCCCGGCCGCCGCCCGAGCCCTGGCCACGGGCCTGCCCCGCGCAGGCGTGCGCCGCCTGGTCGGCGTCGGCCTGGCCTCCGTACTGCCCACCGCCGCAGGCCCGCTGCTGATGGACACACCGGGGTACCCGCAGGAATGGCGGGCGTTCTACGAGGGCCACGCGGCCGGCACCGAGGCCCTGCGCGCGGCCGCGCCGGAAGCGCTGGACTGGGCGGTCCTCTCCCCGGCCGGGGACTTCGACCACACCGGCGCCCCCACCGGCGGCTACACCCTCGCCGACGCGGACGCCGACAGCCGCGTCACCCCGGCCGACTTCGCCGCCGCCGTACTGGACGAACTGACCGCTCCCACCCTCCACGGGGTGCACGCCGGGGTGGCCGGGGCATGA
- a CDS encoding winged helix-turn-helix transcriptional regulator → MTLPPLDPEMFDPVCPSTLVPFRVGDKWAPLILRCLEGGPRRFSELKVPLRGITSKSLTQSLRGLERDGFVTREESGDGGPERRVEYALTLLGRGLLGPLDAACAWTREHWDELIDAREEGLAAAAAQPQVREQSTRR, encoded by the coding sequence ATGACGCTGCCGCCCCTGGACCCCGAGATGTTCGACCCCGTCTGCCCCTCGACGCTCGTGCCGTTCCGGGTCGGCGACAAGTGGGCCCCGCTGATCCTGCGCTGCCTGGAGGGCGGTCCGCGCCGCTTCTCGGAGCTGAAGGTGCCGCTGCGCGGGATCACCTCGAAGTCCCTGACGCAGTCGCTGCGGGGACTGGAGCGGGACGGGTTCGTGACGCGGGAGGAGAGCGGGGACGGCGGCCCCGAGCGGCGTGTGGAGTACGCCCTCACGCTGCTCGGCCGGGGCCTGCTGGGCCCGCTGGACGCCGCCTGTGCGTGGACGCGGGAGCACTGGGACGAGCTGATCGACGCCCGCGAGGAGGGGCTCGCGGCCGCGGCCGCTCAGCCCCAGGTGCGGGAGCAGAGCACCAGGCGGTAG
- a CDS encoding LLM class flavin-dependent oxidoreductase, protein MEFGLFVQGYVPEARSKVDPEAEHKALLEETQYVIQADKSGFKYAWASEHHFLEEYSHLSANEVFLGYLAAATERIHLGSGIFNPLAPVNHPVKVAEKVTMLDHLSKGRFEFGTGRGAGSHEILGFLPGITDMNHTKEIWEETIGEFPKMFLQEEYEGFKGKHWSLPPRKIFPKPYGKAHPAMWYAAGSPSSYAMAAKKGLGVLGFSVQKVSDMEWVLEQYKTAIQEAKAIGAFVNDNVMVTSTAICAETHEKAVEIAVNANMNRFQSLVFRYHDTFPRPEAIPQWPETLPEYNAEIIELLIAEELLICGDPAEVRAQCKRWEQAGADQLSFGLPTGVSYEDTMTTIKLIGEHVIPHIDTDPVHRTTRFRQSA, encoded by the coding sequence TTGGAATTCGGGCTCTTCGTGCAGGGATACGTGCCTGAGGCGCGGTCCAAGGTCGACCCCGAGGCGGAGCACAAGGCGCTGCTCGAGGAGACCCAGTACGTCATCCAGGCCGACAAGTCCGGCTTCAAGTACGCCTGGGCCTCCGAGCACCACTTCCTGGAGGAGTACTCCCACCTCTCGGCGAACGAGGTCTTCCTCGGCTACCTCGCCGCCGCCACCGAACGGATCCACCTCGGCTCGGGCATCTTCAACCCGCTCGCCCCGGTGAACCACCCGGTGAAGGTGGCCGAGAAGGTCACCATGCTCGACCACCTCTCCAAGGGCCGCTTCGAGTTCGGCACCGGGCGCGGCGCCGGCAGCCACGAGATCCTCGGCTTCCTGCCCGGCATCACGGACATGAACCACACCAAGGAGATCTGGGAGGAGACCATCGGGGAATTCCCCAAGATGTTCCTCCAGGAGGAGTACGAGGGGTTCAAGGGCAAGCACTGGTCGCTGCCGCCGCGCAAGATCTTCCCCAAGCCGTACGGCAAGGCGCACCCGGCCATGTGGTACGCCGCCGGGTCCCCCTCCTCGTACGCGATGGCGGCGAAGAAGGGCCTCGGGGTGCTGGGCTTCAGCGTCCAGAAGGTCTCGGACATGGAGTGGGTCCTGGAGCAGTACAAGACGGCGATCCAGGAGGCGAAGGCGATCGGGGCCTTCGTGAACGACAACGTGATGGTCACCTCCACGGCGATCTGCGCGGAGACGCACGAGAAGGCGGTCGAGATCGCGGTCAACGCGAACATGAACCGCTTCCAGTCGCTGGTGTTCCGCTACCACGACACGTTCCCGCGGCCGGAGGCGATCCCGCAGTGGCCGGAGACGCTGCCGGAGTACAACGCGGAGATCATCGAGCTGCTGATCGCGGAGGAGCTGCTGATCTGCGGTGATCCGGCGGAGGTGCGGGCGCAGTGCAAGCGGTGGGAGCAGGCGGGGGCGGACCAGCTGTCCTTCGGTCTGCCGACCGGGGTGTCGTACGAGGACACGATGACGACGATCAAGCTGATCGGTGAGCACGTCATCCCCCACATCGACACGGACCCGGTCCACCGGACGACACGCTTCCGCCAGTCCGCGTAG
- a CDS encoding APC family permease produces the protein MTQLDERPRVGDTVSGVAAGDGEVRGKGLGKGSVGLVGSAVIGISTVAPVYCLTSTLGSTAGQVGLQMPAVFLAGFLPMLLVAFAYRELTKDMPDCGTSFTWTVKAFGPRIGWMCGWGLVIATIIVLSNLAGVATSYFWLLAGEITSDPSIAALDHNKFVHIATCLTLIATATAISYRGMTATKGVQYTLVGLQLLVLAVFVAMAFQKASAGTFDTGVHFSWQWMNPFAVESMGAFTAGLSLSIFMYWGWDTCLTANEETIGSAKTPGRASLIAMVVLVGSYLATGVAAQMAVGSGDKGLGLGNPETSGNVFAALAGPVMGPLLGILLFVAVLASAAASLQTTFIPVARTVLAMSTYEALPASYAKVHPRFKTPGRATVTAGVATGAFYTVMTLVSENVLTDTIFALGLMICFYYSLTAFACAWYFRGDLRRSARDLFFKGVFPVLGGLLLAAVFVKTLTDAWDPSYGSGSSIPGLGVGSVFVIGVGLLALGVVIMLITQRRSPAFFRGEVLTKSTPSLVVED, from the coding sequence ATGACACAGCTGGACGAGCGGCCTCGGGTCGGAGACACGGTAAGCGGCGTCGCCGCGGGCGACGGCGAGGTGCGCGGCAAGGGCCTCGGCAAAGGCTCCGTCGGCCTGGTGGGCAGCGCCGTCATCGGCATCTCCACCGTCGCCCCCGTCTACTGCCTGACCTCCACCCTCGGCTCCACCGCCGGGCAGGTCGGCCTCCAGATGCCCGCCGTCTTCCTGGCCGGCTTCCTGCCGATGCTGCTCGTCGCCTTCGCCTACCGCGAACTCACCAAGGACATGCCGGACTGCGGCACCTCGTTCACCTGGACCGTCAAGGCCTTCGGCCCGCGGATCGGCTGGATGTGCGGCTGGGGACTGGTGATCGCCACGATCATCGTCCTGTCCAACCTGGCGGGCGTCGCCACGTCCTACTTCTGGCTGCTGGCCGGCGAGATCACGTCCGATCCGTCGATCGCGGCGCTGGACCACAACAAGTTCGTCCACATCGCCACCTGCCTGACACTGATCGCCACCGCCACCGCCATCAGCTACCGCGGCATGACCGCCACCAAGGGCGTCCAGTACACGCTCGTCGGCCTCCAGCTGCTGGTCCTGGCCGTCTTCGTGGCCATGGCCTTCCAGAAGGCCTCCGCCGGAACCTTCGACACCGGCGTCCACTTCTCCTGGCAGTGGATGAACCCCTTCGCGGTCGAGTCCATGGGCGCCTTCACCGCCGGACTCTCGCTCTCGATCTTCATGTACTGGGGCTGGGACACCTGCCTCACCGCGAACGAGGAGACCATCGGCTCCGCCAAGACGCCGGGCCGCGCCTCGCTCATCGCGATGGTCGTCCTCGTCGGCTCCTACCTGGCCACCGGAGTCGCCGCCCAGATGGCCGTCGGCTCCGGCGACAAGGGCCTGGGCCTGGGCAACCCCGAGACCTCCGGCAACGTCTTCGCCGCGCTGGCCGGCCCGGTCATGGGCCCGCTCCTCGGCATCCTGCTCTTCGTGGCGGTCCTCGCCTCCGCGGCCGCCTCGCTCCAGACCACCTTCATCCCGGTCGCCCGCACCGTCCTGGCCATGTCCACGTACGAGGCCCTGCCCGCCTCGTACGCCAAGGTCCACCCCCGCTTCAAGACCCCGGGCCGCGCCACCGTCACGGCGGGCGTCGCGACCGGCGCGTTCTACACGGTCATGACCCTGGTCAGCGAGAACGTCCTCACCGACACGATCTTCGCGCTCGGCCTGATGATCTGCTTCTACTACTCCCTGACGGCCTTCGCCTGCGCCTGGTACTTCCGCGGCGACCTGCGCCGCTCCGCCCGCGACCTGTTCTTCAAGGGCGTCTTCCCGGTCCTGGGCGGCCTCCTCCTGGCGGCGGTCTTCGTCAAGACCCTCACCGACGCCTGGGACCCCTCGTACGGCTCCGGCTCCAGCATCCCCGGCCTGGGCGTCGGCAGCGTCTTCGTCATCGGCGTCGGGCTGCTGGCCCTGGGCGTGGTCATCATGCTGATCACGCAGCGCCGCAGCCCGGCCTTCTTCCGCGGCGAGGTCCTGACGAAGTCGACCCCGTCCCTGGTGGTCGAGGACTGA